AAGGCCTCCAAGATGGCCGGCCGCCTGGCTGCCGAAGGCATCATCGGTTCCTATGTCGAAGCCGGCGTGGGCGCTTTGGTTGAAGTCAACTGTGAAACCGACTTCGTCGCCAAGGATCCGACCTTCCTGGCCCTGGCCGCCGCCGCCGCCAAGGCCGTAGCCATTGCCAACCCGGCTGATGTGGAAGCCCTGGCTTCTGTTGAGGTTGACGGTCAGCAAGTGGAAGAAATCCGCAAGGCTGCCATCGCCAAGCTGGGCGAGAACATGACCATCCGTCGTTTTGTTCGCTACCAGACCGAAGGCGCTATCGCCACCTACCTGCACGGCGCCAAGATCGGCGTGATCGTCGACTACGCCGGTCCGGAGCAAGTGGGCAAGGACGTGGCCATGCATGTCGCCGCTTCCAAGCCGATCTGCGTGTCCAAGGATCAAGTTCCGGCTGAAACCCTGGAACAAGAGCGCAAGATCTACACCGCTCAGGCTGCTGAATCCGGCAAGCCGGCCGACATCGTCGCCAAGATGGTGGAAGGCCGCGTGAACAAGTTCCTGGCCGAGGTGACCCTGATGGGCCAGCCTTTCGTCAAGAACCCGGATCAGACCGTTGAAAAACTGCTGGCCGAGCAAAAAGCTTCCGTCAATGCATTCACCATGTTCGTAGTGGGTGAAGGCATTGAGAAGAAGGTAGTAGACTACGCAGCTGAAGTCGCTGCAGCTGCCAAGCTGTAAGCCCAGGCTTACCGCTTCATCGACGGCACCCTGCCCGCAGGGTGCCGTTTTGCAAACTGAAATACCATAAACCGCCAAATCCGAGGACATCATGAGCCAAGTTCCTGCCTATAAACGCATCCTGTTGAAGCTTTCCGGCGAAGCCCTGATGGGGGATGATAACTATGGTATCAATCGCGCCACTATCGAGCAGATCGTGGGCCAGATCAAGGAAGTTGTGGAGCTGGGCATCGAAGTGGGCGTGGTGATCGGCGGCGGCAATATTTTCCGCGGTGTGGCGCCGGCGGCGGCCGGTATGGATAGAGCCACTGCCGACTACATGGGCATGATGGCTACCGTGATGAACGCGCTGGCGCTGAAGGATGCGATGACCAAGGTGGGCCTGATCGCCCGCGTGCAGTCCGCGCTGACCATGCAACAGATCGCCGAGCCCTATGTGCGCGGCAAAGCCATGCAGTACCTGGAAGAGGGCAAGGTGGTGATTTTCGCCGCCGGCACCGGCAACCCCTTCTTCACCACTGATACCGCCGCGGCGCTGCGCGGCATGGAAATGAACGTCGACATCATGCTGAAGGCCACCAAGGTGGACGGCGTATACACCGACGATCCGAAAAAGAACCCCGATGCGGTGCGCTATCAGAGCGTCACCTTCGACGAGGCCATCTCGCGCAATCTGAAGGTGATGGACGCCACTGCCTTCGCGCTGTGCCGCGACCAGCATCTGAACATCAAGGTGTTCAGCATCTTCAAGAACGGCGCGCTGCGCCGGGTCGTGCTTGGCGAAGACGAAGGCACGCTGGTACACTGCTGAGTTTGAAAATTGCTGAGGGCGAAAACGGCAATGGCCGTTTTCGCCTTGTCATTTGAAGTATTGTTTTGGAGTGCGACATGATTAACGACATCAAGAAATCGGCCGAACAAAAAATGCAGAAATCGCTGGAGGCGTTCAAGAACGACCTGGGCAAGGTTCGTACCGGACGCGCCCACACCGGCATTCTGGATCATGTCATGGTTGACTACTACGGCAGCGACGTGCCGGTGAACCAAGTGGCCAACGTCACCCTGATCGACGCGCGCACCATCGGCGTCCAGCCGTGGGAAAAGCCGATGCTGGCCAAGATCGAAAAAGCCATTCGCGATTCCGACCTGGGCCTGAACCCGGCTTCGATGGGCGAGATCATTCGCGTGCCGATGCCGATGCTGACGGAAGAGCGTCGCAAGGACCTGATCAAAGTCGTGCGCGGCGAGGCTGAAGGCGCCCGCGTGGCGGTGCGCAATATCCGCCGCGACTCCAACACCGATTTCAAGAATCTGCTGAAGGACAAGGCCATCACCGAGGACGACGAGCGTCGCGGCCAGGATGAAATCCAGAAGCTGACTGACAAGTACATCGCCGAAATCGACAAGATGCTGGCCGCCAAAGAAGCTGATCTGCTCGCAGTGTAACCAAGGGGCTCGGATCTTGTTTGCCGGTTCTGTAAAAAAAATGCCGGAGGGGTGCGAGCCGCCCCGGCATATCGCCATCATCATGGATGGCAACGGCCGCTGGGCCAAGAAGCGCTTTTTGCCGCGCGTGGCGGGGCATAAGCGCGGTCTGGACGCCGTGCGCGAGGTGGTCAAGGCTTGCAAGGAGATGGGCGTGGGTTATCTCACCCTGTTCGCCTTCTCGACTGAAAACTGGCGCCGCCCCCAGGAGGAAGTGTCCTTCCTGATGGAGCTGTTCCTGCGGGCGCTGGATAATGAAGTCGCCAAGCTGCACAACAACAATATCCGCTTGCAGGTATTGGGTTCGCGTGAGCGCTTCAATGCGGAATTGCGCGAACGCATTGAAAAGGCGGAAGCGAAAACCGCCGGCAATGATGGCCTGGTGTTGAGCATCGCCGCCGATTACGGCGGGCGTTGGGACATCGTGCAGGCCGCCAATCGCCTGCTGGCGCAAGGCGCCGCTGAAATTACCGAAGAGGCGCTGAGCCGGGAGCTGAATCAGTCCTGGGCGCCGGAGCCGGATTTATTCATACGCACCGGCGGCGAGCAACGGATCAGCAATTTCCTGCTCTGGCAGCTGGCCTACTCCGAACTCTACTTTACCGATCTGCTGTGGCCCGACTTTGACCGGGCGGCGCTGGAGCAGGCCCTTTCCTCGTACTGGCAGCGCGAGCGCCGCTTTGGTCGCACCAGCGAGCAATTGCCGGAGCATCTGCGCCGCGAGAAACCCTGACCCTACATGCTCATTACGCGAATTCTGACCGCGCTGGCGCTGCTGCCCTTGATGCTGGCAGCGCTTTTTCTCTTTCCTGCCGACGCCTGGGCGGGCTTCTCCTGGTTTGTCGTCGTTCTTGCCTTGTGGGAATACACCCGCATGGCCAAGATGCCTTTGCTTCAACAGGCGTGTTATCTTGGCTTGACGACGGCCTTTGCCGCGCTGGCATGGCTTGATCATTGGCGCATGCCTCTGGCCGGACATGGCGTGGCCTTGGCCTTCTGGCTGGTCCTGGTGCCGATTTGGCTGGCTCGCCGTTGGGCGCTGCCCAGGGGCCTGGGCGCCTGGGTTTTGGGCTGGGTGTTGATGTTGCCGGCCTGGTTCGCTTTCCTCGAGTGGCGTCCCAATCCCAGCAGCCATGACGCGCTGGCCTTGTTGGCGGTGATGGGCTTGGTGTGGGTGGCGGATATCGCCGCTTATTTTTCCGGCAAGGCCTTCGGCCGCCGCAAGCTGGCGCCGGCCATCAGCCCGGGCAAGAGCTGGGAAGGCGTGTATGGCGCCGTGGCGTGCGTGGGCTTGTACGTGGCGGCGGTAGACCATTTTGCCTGGCTGGATATTAAATTGCCGCTGTGGGCGTTATTGCTGCTGGCTTTGCCTTTGACTGCCGTCAGCGTCGGAGGCGATTTGTTGGAGTCCTGGTTTAAACGCACGGCCGGCATTAAGGACAGCAGCAAGCTGCTGCCGGGCCATGGCGGCGTTTATGATCGCATCGACAGCCTGATCGCCGTGCTGGCGGTCACCAATGCCCTGCGCGCGCTGGGCGGCCTGTAATTCTGGAATCGATTCAAATGAGCAAACCTCAGGGCATTACTGTGCTGGGGGCGACGGGCAGCGTGGGTTGCAATACCCTGGATGTCATTTCCCGTCATCCCGAACGTTATCGCGTGGTGGCGCTGACCGCGCATCGCCAGCTGGACAAGCTGTTTGAGCAGGCCTGCCGTTTTCGGCCGGAGTATCTGGTGGTGGCGGATGAAGCTTCCGCGCTTGCTTTGCAGGCCAGGCTTGCCTCCAGCGGCGTGGTGGCCGAAGTGCTGCATGGGCCCGAGGCGCTGATTCAGGTGGCTACTTTGCCGCAGGTCGATGCCGTGATGGCCGCCATCGTCGGCTCGGCGGGCTTGCCCTCCGCCTTGGCGGCGGCGTGCGCAGGCAAGCGCATCTTGCTGGCCAATAAAGAATCGCTGGTGGTGGCCGGGCGTCTGTTCATGGATGCCGTCCGCGCTGGCGGCGCGCAGTTATTGCCTGTCGATAGCGAGCACAGCGCCATCTTCCAGTCCTTGCCGGCCGATTATGCCGGCGATCCGGACGCTTCGGGCATCCGCAATATCATTCTGACCGCCTCCGGCGGTCCGTTTCGTTCCCGCTCCGCTCAGGAAATGCTGAATGTCACGCCGGAAGACGCTTGCCGTCATCCCAACTGGAGCATGGGGCGGAAAATCTCCGTCGATTCGGCGACCTTGATGAACAAGGGCCTGGAAGTGATAGAGGCGCGCTGGCTGTTCAATGTCGCGCCCAGCCGCATCCAGGTGGCGGTGCATCCGCAAAGCGTGATCCATTCGATGGTTCAGTACAAAGACGGTTCGGTGCTGGCGCAGCTGGGTTCGCCGGATATGCGCACGCCCATCGCCTGCGCGCTGGCGTGGCCGGAGCGGATCGAGGCGGGCGTTGAGTCGCTGGACTTCTTCTCTTTGTCGGATTTGAGCTTCGAAAAGCCGGATCTGCAGCGCTTTCCTTGCTTGCGGCTGGCTTTTGACGCGCTGGAAACCGGCGGCGACGCGCCGGCGGTGCTGAATGCGGCCAATGAGGCGGCGGTGGCGGCGTTTCTGGATGGCCGATTGCGTTTTGTCGATATCGCCAAGGTGGTGGAAGAAACCATGGCCGGCGTGTCGGCGGCGGCGAGCGACACCTTGGAGGCTTTGTTGGCAAAAGATGCCGAGGCCAGGCGCTTCGCCGAGGGCAGGGTGGCCGCATGTTGACGCTGTTGGCTTTCCTGGCGGCCATCGGCCTGTTAGTGACCTTTCATGAGCTTGGCCACTACTTGGTCGCCAAGCTGTGCGGCGTCAAGGTGTTGAGGTTTTCTTTGGGCTTTGGCGCGCCCTTGCTGCGTTTCCGCCCGCGGGAAACTGAATGGGTCATTTGTCCGATCCCACTGGGCGGCTATGTGCAAATGCTGGACGAGCGGGAGGGCTTCGTGCCCTTGTCCGAGCGGCCGCGCGCATTTACCAGCCAGAACGTGTTCAAGCGGATGGCGATCGTCGCGGCGGGGCCTGTGGCGAATCTGTTGCTGGCGGTGTTGCTTTACTGGGTGGTGGTGGCGCAGGGCGTGCCGCAGTTGCGGCCTTTGATCGGTTCTGTGGCGCCGCAGACGCCGGCCGCGGCAGCCGGCTTTTTGCCCGGCGACCGCATTGTGTCGGTTTCGGGCCAGGCGGTAGCCAATTGGCAGGATGTGCGCATGCAATTGGCGGATGCGGCCATGTCTTCCTCTTCCGTCTCCGTAGCGGTGGCTACGCCGGATGGCAAGGGCGCCAGCCGCGTGCTGGAAGCGCAGCGCTTTGGCGAAAAGATGGTCGAGGCCATGCAGCAAGGCGAGGCGGGTTTCATGCCGGCTCGTTTTTTGCCGAAGATCGGCGCGCTTGAGCCGCAAGGCGCGGCTGCCAAGGCCGGAATGAAAACGGGTGACTGGCTGACGGCTGTGAATGGCCGTCCGCTGGCTTCGTGGACGGAGTGGGTGCAGATCATCCGCAATAGTCCCGGGAAGGATTTGAAGGTGACCATCCGCCGCGAGGGCAAGTCTCAGGAAATCGCCTTGCGCCCTAGCTCGGTGACGGAAGGCGACGAGGTGGTCGGCCGCATCGGCGTGGCGCCTTCGCCGGACGAAGCCTGGAATCGCTCCTTGTCGTTCACCATGCATTACGACGGCGCCTTGGCCTTGCTTGAGGCGGCGCGCAAGACGGCGAACACATCCTGGATGAGCTTGAAATTCCTGGGGAATATGCTGATTGGCCACGCGGCCTTGAGCAATTTGTCCGGCCCGCTGACCATCGCCACGGTGGCGGGGCAGACCGCGAGCGAAGGCCTGGTTTCCTATCTGGAATTTTTGGCGCTGATCAGCGTCAGCATAGGCATTTTGAATCTATTGCCCATACCGGTTCTGGATGGCGGCCACTTAATGTATTATGTCGCGGAGCTGGTCAGAGGCAAGCCCGTGAGTGAACGGGCGCAATTGCTCGGACGAAAGATTGGTTTCATCTTGCTGGCGTCTTTGATGGCGTTCGCCATGCTGAATGATTTCAGCCGCCTATTTGGGGGTTAAAACACACCTATGAAATTGAAGCTACTTGCAGCCGCAGTGCTGGGGTTGTCGATGGCATCCGCCGCCATGGCCGCCGAACCGTTTGTAGTCAAGGACATCCGCGTTGAAGGCCTGCAACGGACCGAGCCCGGCACCGTCTTCAACTACCTGCCGGTCAAGGTGGGCGATACGTTTACCGATGCCAAAGCCCAGGAGTCCATCAAGGCCCTGTTCAATACCGGCTTCTTCAACGATGTGCGTATCGAGAACCGCGGCAGCACCTTGATTGTGACTGTGGCCGAACGGCCGGTGATCACGCAGCTCAACATCAACGGCGCCAAAGAGTTCAGCAAGGACCAGCTGAAAAAGGCGCTGAAGGATAACGGCTTCGCCGAGTCGCTGATTTTCGATCAGGCGCTGCTGGATGGCGCAGTGCAAGAGCTGAAGCGTCAGTATTACAGCCGCGGCAAGTATTCGGTGCAGATCACGCCGTCGGTGACCAAGCTTGAGCGCAACCGCGTTTCGGTGACATTGGATGTCAGCGAAGGCACCACCGCCCGCATCAAGGAAATCCGCATTGTCGGCGCCAAGGCTTTCTCGCAGTCCAATCTGCTGGACGAGTTCAGCCTGACTACCGGCGGCTGGCTGTCCTGGATCACCAAGGACGACCAGTACTCCAAGCAAAAGCTGACCGGCGATCTGGAAAAGCTGCGCGCTTTCTACCAGAACCAAGGCTATATGGAGTTCTCCATCGACACCTCCCAGGTGTCGATCAGTCCTGAAAAAGAGGACATGTATCTGATCGTCAATGTGCACGAGGGCAAGAAGTTCACCGTGTCCGATGTGCGCTTGGCGGGCGATCTGAAAGTGCCGGAAGCCGATCTGCGCAAGCTGATCAGCATCAAGAGCGGCGAGACCTTCAATAACGAGAAGGTGACCGAGTCGGTCAAGGCCATCAGCGATCGCCTGGGCGAAGAGGGTTACGCTTTCGCCAACGTGAATGTGTTGCCTGATATCGATCACGAGAAGCAGACTGCCGCCTTCACCTTCTTTGTCGATCCGGGCCGCAAGACCTATGTCCGCCGCGTGAATATCGCAGGCAACAGCAAGACCCGCGATGAAGTGGTGCGCCGCGAATTGCGCCAGTTGGAAGGCGCGCCTTACAACTCCGCCAATGTGAAGCGCAGCAAGGAGCGTCTGGAGTTGCTGGGCTATTTCGAAGATGTGAATATCGAAACGCCGGCCGTGTCCGATGCGCCTGATCAGGTCGATATGAACATCAACCTGAAAGAGCGCTCCACCGGCAGCATCTCCGG
The Chromobacterium sp. IIBBL 290-4 DNA segment above includes these coding regions:
- a CDS encoding phosphatidate cytidylyltransferase translates to MLITRILTALALLPLMLAALFLFPADAWAGFSWFVVVLALWEYTRMAKMPLLQQACYLGLTTAFAALAWLDHWRMPLAGHGVALAFWLVLVPIWLARRWALPRGLGAWVLGWVLMLPAWFAFLEWRPNPSSHDALALLAVMGLVWVADIAAYFSGKAFGRRKLAPAISPGKSWEGVYGAVACVGLYVAAVDHFAWLDIKLPLWALLLLALPLTAVSVGGDLLESWFKRTAGIKDSSKLLPGHGGVYDRIDSLIAVLAVTNALRALGGL
- the pyrH gene encoding UMP kinase, coding for MSQVPAYKRILLKLSGEALMGDDNYGINRATIEQIVGQIKEVVELGIEVGVVIGGGNIFRGVAPAAAGMDRATADYMGMMATVMNALALKDAMTKVGLIARVQSALTMQQIAEPYVRGKAMQYLEEGKVVIFAAGTGNPFFTTDTAAALRGMEMNVDIMLKATKVDGVYTDDPKKNPDAVRYQSVTFDEAISRNLKVMDATAFALCRDQHLNIKVFSIFKNGALRRVVLGEDEGTLVHC
- the rseP gene encoding RIP metalloprotease RseP; this encodes MLTLLAFLAAIGLLVTFHELGHYLVAKLCGVKVLRFSLGFGAPLLRFRPRETEWVICPIPLGGYVQMLDEREGFVPLSERPRAFTSQNVFKRMAIVAAGPVANLLLAVLLYWVVVAQGVPQLRPLIGSVAPQTPAAAAGFLPGDRIVSVSGQAVANWQDVRMQLADAAMSSSSVSVAVATPDGKGASRVLEAQRFGEKMVEAMQQGEAGFMPARFLPKIGALEPQGAAAKAGMKTGDWLTAVNGRPLASWTEWVQIIRNSPGKDLKVTIRREGKSQEIALRPSSVTEGDEVVGRIGVAPSPDEAWNRSLSFTMHYDGALALLEAARKTANTSWMSLKFLGNMLIGHAALSNLSGPLTIATVAGQTASEGLVSYLEFLALISVSIGILNLLPIPVLDGGHLMYYVAELVRGKPVSERAQLLGRKIGFILLASLMAFAMLNDFSRLFGG
- the bamA gene encoding outer membrane protein assembly factor BamA, yielding MKLKLLAAAVLGLSMASAAMAAEPFVVKDIRVEGLQRTEPGTVFNYLPVKVGDTFTDAKAQESIKALFNTGFFNDVRIENRGSTLIVTVAERPVITQLNINGAKEFSKDQLKKALKDNGFAESLIFDQALLDGAVQELKRQYYSRGKYSVQITPSVTKLERNRVSVTLDVSEGTTARIKEIRIVGAKAFSQSNLLDEFSLTTGGWLSWITKDDQYSKQKLTGDLEKLRAFYQNQGYMEFSIDTSQVSISPEKEDMYLIVNVHEGKKFTVSDVRLAGDLKVPEADLRKLISIKSGETFNNEKVTESVKAISDRLGEEGYAFANVNVLPDIDHEKQTAAFTFFVDPGRKTYVRRVNIAGNSKTRDEVVRRELRQLEGAPYNSANVKRSKERLELLGYFEDVNIETPAVSDAPDQVDMNINLKERSTGSISGSLGYVQGEGLVLGANISQSNIFGSGKYMSIGMSTGKVNKNYALSFTDPYFTEDGVSLGYDLYDRVYNPDATSISAYKTGTVGADVRMSVPITEYDRINFTLGAEKTDITTYDNSPQQYIDFVKQYGNSNYTVLGTVGWGRDTRDSALWPTRGASISVNLNAGLPGGTMQYYQLTHKQSWFFPLSKTFTLMLNGELGYADGYGKTKVLPFFQNFYLGGIGSVRGYDNSSIGPQDANGNFIGGNRKAVANAELLFPMPGMKDNKSVRLSLFLDAGTLWNTNWTPGANDPRISNSAQGGLRYSTGLAVTWLSPVGPMKFSFARPLKREPNDKLQQLQVQMGATF
- the frr gene encoding ribosome recycling factor → MINDIKKSAEQKMQKSLEAFKNDLGKVRTGRAHTGILDHVMVDYYGSDVPVNQVANVTLIDARTIGVQPWEKPMLAKIEKAIRDSDLGLNPASMGEIIRVPMPMLTEERRKDLIKVVRGEAEGARVAVRNIRRDSNTDFKNLLKDKAITEDDERRGQDEIQKLTDKYIAEIDKMLAAKEADLLAV
- the tsf gene encoding translation elongation factor Ts, producing the protein MAEITAKMVSDLRAATGLGMMECKKALVEAEGDLAKAEEILRIKSGNKASKMAGRLAAEGIIGSYVEAGVGALVEVNCETDFVAKDPTFLALAAAAAKAVAIANPADVEALASVEVDGQQVEEIRKAAIAKLGENMTIRRFVRYQTEGAIATYLHGAKIGVIVDYAGPEQVGKDVAMHVAASKPICVSKDQVPAETLEQERKIYTAQAAESGKPADIVAKMVEGRVNKFLAEVTLMGQPFVKNPDQTVEKLLAEQKASVNAFTMFVVGEGIEKKVVDYAAEVAAAAKL
- the ispC gene encoding 1-deoxy-D-xylulose-5-phosphate reductoisomerase, with protein sequence MSKPQGITVLGATGSVGCNTLDVISRHPERYRVVALTAHRQLDKLFEQACRFRPEYLVVADEASALALQARLASSGVVAEVLHGPEALIQVATLPQVDAVMAAIVGSAGLPSALAAACAGKRILLANKESLVVAGRLFMDAVRAGGAQLLPVDSEHSAIFQSLPADYAGDPDASGIRNIILTASGGPFRSRSAQEMLNVTPEDACRHPNWSMGRKISVDSATLMNKGLEVIEARWLFNVAPSRIQVAVHPQSVIHSMVQYKDGSVLAQLGSPDMRTPIACALAWPERIEAGVESLDFFSLSDLSFEKPDLQRFPCLRLAFDALETGGDAPAVLNAANEAAVAAFLDGRLRFVDIAKVVEETMAGVSAAASDTLEALLAKDAEARRFAEGRVAAC
- a CDS encoding isoprenyl transferase, yielding MPEGCEPPRHIAIIMDGNGRWAKKRFLPRVAGHKRGLDAVREVVKACKEMGVGYLTLFAFSTENWRRPQEEVSFLMELFLRALDNEVAKLHNNNIRLQVLGSRERFNAELRERIEKAEAKTAGNDGLVLSIAADYGGRWDIVQAANRLLAQGAAEITEEALSRELNQSWAPEPDLFIRTGGEQRISNFLLWQLAYSELYFTDLLWPDFDRAALEQALSSYWQRERRFGRTSEQLPEHLRREKP